The Ostrinia nubilalis chromosome 15, ilOstNubi1.1, whole genome shotgun sequence region TAATGTAGGTAGACATTCGTCCAAATCTAAAAATAAGAAGAAAGCAACGGAAAGGAAGAACGACAATTTAGAGAAAGAAGTTGAAAAATTAATAAGGACGTGCACGAACTCTGATGTAACTGATACATAGTGTTAGAAATGTACGAATGTCTGTAATTTTAAAGCTACGTAAGAATTTTTTTCCAAGACTTTTTAGCTTCAATATTAAGCTATTATTTTCATCTGTTTTCCAGTAAAAAGGTCGAAAGCCtcaccttttattttattccttaACCATACATTAATTACTACACCATCATTATTATGGGTTAAGTTTATCTGAATAAACTTTTAACTAGGACCAATAAACAACTCAAGCTTCTGAAAAAGTATTCAAGGTTTTTTCAATATTGCAATAATATAAACGACCTAGTTTTGGTAATTCAACTTAACAAAAAATTGGAGACAGTCTTTCGTAGTCgtgtttattttcataaattaaaaaagtatcaagGTTAGATTCAAAACAAAAGTCAATTTTCTAGTTAAAGTTAGTCCTTTTTAACGGGCGTTGGTCTAGGTATAGTCGACTTCACGTGACTGAACTTTTTCTTAGAGGCACTGTTGGGACTTGCTTCGTTCAATTTTGAATGTACTGGAGTCACTATTTTTGGTCTGAACAAGTCTGAAACAATATTATTCAATTAGCACACACCCTGTATTCTCATAGGAATCATATTACCTACGAAAAAATATGAAAGGAATTTATTTTCATACTGTCACAGCAAAAAAGTGCATCCAGAAGTAATGAAATGTTACTACTTATATTCTTTCATAGCACTAATGTTTCTCAATTATTACATTGACGTACCTAAGTAACTTAGGTCAGATAGATTTATTTCCCCTTTTTGAAGATAAGGGTAACTACTGGAAAGAGTCCAGAAGGATTACATCTTTCTTAAATGCCCATCTATCTTTGTTTAAATGCCCAGATTGCCCATGTAAAGGCTATTTAGAAAATATGTGATTAAAGAGTGCAGTGAGAACTttggttaaagttttattggtCACTATCTGttcattaaatataaaataatcacgtttttatgcataaaattactcacttttattaaaatttcttagagTTGAGATCTCTATCTCAAACTAAATTGCTcgtataaataacttgaaaaatcgatttgcctaaggcgggaatcgaacccacgaatTCGAttggttcatccagtgtctaagtagctcagatggatcAGTCgctcggcaagcgaaaggtcgtcagttcgattcccgccttaggcagttcgattttttcaagtcaccAAATTACTCACTGTTCAATTTGCTGCTCTTACTATCCGGCTTCAGCTTATCAACCTTAGGTGGCGCGTCTTTCCGCATCTTGAAGATATTAGGCGATATCCTCTTCAGCCGCGAGGGTTTCTCGTTGGGGTTCAGCGACTTCGGCCCCAAGTGCGAGGTGGAGGCACTCTCGAACCTCTTGAGACGGCTCTTGGGGAAGTCCTCCTGAACTGTTCCCAAGCCGGACAGGTTTGGACTGGACGCAAACTGGGCTTTGGGTGGCTCTGCCTGGGGAATTAAAAGACGAAATcatcaaaaacataaccctccttctagcgcagtcggtaaaaaatattgttttaaaactaaAGTGCGGCCGTCCGCGCactagttttaaaaaaatattttttattttaataaaattgttggTGTGCCGTCACATCAATCTTAACTTCTGTAGCatcttaaataattaattacagtcTGACCTGAAAAATTACGTAGAATATTTACTCTtatttcaaattgaaatgtgACTTGCGACTTTTACGGATCTTAAATTCGCggaaaatagattttatttttttggtgCTTTTTTGGTGATGTGATGATGTGGTGCCCTAAGGCTTAGGGCCTAAGCAATTACTTAATTTGCAAGGGCTAATTTTTCTGTCTTTGTAGACGCTTACCTTCAAGACAGATATTTTGGAGACGTCCAAAGCTAGCGAGGACATGGAAGAATCGTTCTTCTCTTCAACAAACTCCTTTCTGATGTATGCTATCTTGTTTCTTAGTTCCTCAGCCTCCTTCTCAGCTTCTATCAAAGTTTCTAGCAGCGGGTTGTGTATGGATTGTATTGGACTGGAACAATATGGAAATTCATATTGAATTGCTGCGACGTTTATATGTGACTTATAGAAAATTTATGTGCTAATGTTTTCATTGAGTGTTTTATCatacttttatttcaaaattgacAATTTCTATTGGCTTGGATTTGTGTTATAATTACCTTGATGTTTTGTTGCGTCTCCTAATACTGCTCCCAGGAGTCGACGATAAAGTGTATGTACTCTGTCTGCGACACATAGtctgaaaaattaaacatgaaagataattttgattcttGATTTTAAACGGATATTACATTTTGATTATTTCAGACTGTACCaatttactgctggacaaagatctCTCCCATGGAGCGTCTCTAGATCTCCCTCTTTTTAATTCATTCTGTTACTTCCAGATGTCTTAATTCCTGAGCCTTTATTCCCATTCACCTCCATCGAGTTCGTTGATGAAAAGGGGAGCTAGTAAGCTACCTTACTTACATACGAAGACGTGGTCTCTATTCAATAACGCTTTTACTCCTATTGTATCTTTTATCGGTTTTGACAGAGACCAGAGGCAAAATATGGAGAATTAGGATAGTCTCGTAAACATGTATACCAACCTTGTATACCAAGACGTGGTCCGTGTTTACTCATTCTTTCATTGTTTCCATGATAGACCAGAGTCAAATTAggtacgcccatattcacaaacgatgcttgcttaagtgaagcaacaaatcgaacgtacagcatttgaatagagctctgtgattggctcgtgtgtcaccctgtgcgtccacgcgcgctgtgagaccttatagtaatgtttacAGGCGTAAGTCTCGTTACGAACCTTTTTCTCAGTATTGTCATCTCCATAAGCGCTCGCCAGCAAGCGTTTCGTCAGCGGCCTTGGCGCCGGCAGCTGCTGATCAGATTCAGCCTTCGCAGCTGTCAACGTGTCCAGCGAACGGTACCGAGTGGGCGTATCGACTCTGGACTGGAATAGCCTGGAAAGACAGTTGAGAGCacgttattatttacatatattttttaaagattattactAATCGTCCCGTTAGCTCCTtctactaagctaaatatgcgagtgagctcaccacaatagtcaagcggcggcggggaccgaacccgcgttccccggatcaccaGTCGGCCaatccgaccccttcaccgttcggttaCCGTGGCTTCATAATGAAAGTGTTATAACTACTTTAAAAATTTCTAGAAATAGCAGtttattatttctactttcAAAATTACTAGGCCTACCAGTTTATGAAACATAACTAAGTCTAGTCATTTTTGGAGAATATGCGAATCATGCAGGTTTATGATGATAATGCATTTGTAGCCTACTTATACATATAGTAATTTCTTAACTAAGATTTGCATTCACGACACTGATTTGTGGTTGCATTTTTCTTTACACCTTTCTTCTGTATTGAACCAACTTTAGTTCACATTCCTGGTATCaaacttaatatatatttaactgttataatttattatcagaGGTCTTTATAAAAATACCTTATTATTAATCCACCTAAATGAATTCTTAACTCGTGCTAGG contains the following coding sequences:
- the LOC135078601 gene encoding uncharacterized protein LOC135078601, coding for MKPRLFQSRVDTPTRYRSLDTLTAAKAESDQQLPAPRPLTKRLLASAYGDDNTEKKTMCRRQSTYTLSSTPGSSIRRRNKTSSPIQSIHNPLLETLIEAEKEAEELRNKIAYIRKEFVEEKNDSSMSSLALDVSKISVLKAEPPKAQFASSPNLSGLGTVQEDFPKSRLKRFESASTSHLGPKSLNPNEKPSRLKRISPNIFKMRKDAPPKVDKLKPDSKSSKLNNLFRPKIVTPVHSKLNEASPNSASKKKFSHVKSTIPRPTPVKKD